One genomic segment of Aliarcobacter cibarius includes these proteins:
- a CDS encoding 4-hydroxy-3-methylbut-2-enyl diphosphate reductase — protein MKIELASNYGFCFGVKRAIDIAQKYENSATMGPLIHNQDEINRLKNDFNVGLYSNLSDVKPNDTVIIRTHGIPKNDLKELRKSAKKVINATCPFVTTPQNIVKNMSKEGYSILIFGDLEHPEVKGVMSYAADLEDVHVVLSVKDLEKIIFKNKKIACVAQTTKKKECYLEIINALILKNKEVRVFNTICDATFENQDAAREISKKADVMIVIGGKSSSNTKQLHSICLENCKDSHLIENETELENSWFKNKEFCGITAGASTPDWVIQKVIDKIESFK, from the coding sequence TTGAAAATAGAACTTGCTAGTAACTATGGATTTTGTTTTGGAGTAAAAAGAGCCATAGATATTGCACAAAAGTATGAAAATAGTGCAACAATGGGTCCACTAATTCATAATCAAGATGAAATTAATAGACTAAAAAATGATTTTAATGTTGGACTTTATTCAAATTTAAGTGATGTAAAACCAAATGATACTGTAATCATAAGAACTCATGGTATTCCGAAAAATGATTTAAAAGAACTTAGAAAAAGTGCAAAAAAAGTTATAAATGCAACTTGTCCATTTGTTACAACTCCTCAAAATATTGTAAAAAATATGTCTAAAGAGGGCTATTCAATTCTAATTTTTGGAGATTTAGAGCATCCTGAGGTGAAGGGTGTTATGTCTTATGCAGCTGATTTAGAAGATGTTCATGTTGTTTTATCAGTTAAAGATTTAGAAAAAATAATATTTAAAAATAAGAAAATTGCTTGTGTTGCACAAACTACAAAGAAAAAAGAGTGCTATTTGGAAATAATAAATGCTTTAATTCTAAAAAATAAAGAAGTTAGAGTATTTAACACAATATGCGATGCAACTTTTGAAAATCAAGATGCGGCTAGAGAGATTTCAAAAAAAGCTGATGTAATGATTGTAATTGGTGGAAAAAGTTCATCAAATACAAAACAATTACACTCAATTTGTCTAGAAAATTGTAAAGATTCTCACCTAATAGAAAATGAAACTGAACTAGAAAATTCATGGTTTAAAAACAAAGAATTTTGTGGAATAACTGCTGGTGCAAGTACGCCTGATTGGGTTATCCAAAAAGTGATTGATAAAATTGAATCATTCAAATAG
- the pheT gene encoding phenylalanine--tRNA ligase subunit beta — MIITRKWLEEFINISNISTDEICKTLNSIGLEVDSLERNTIPEKVVVAKVLSKEKHPDADKLNVCQVDIGNEVTQIVCGASNVDAGQIVAVATIGAVLGEDFKIKAAKLRGVESNGMICSSTELGLPKINDGIMILDNSIGELTLGKELKDYPTLNDDIIEIGLTPNRGDCLSILGIARELSAFYEIPLNELDKYIHYNESSIGQNFKINCDNKINSSLVFKAADLSGFNLDLIKKLRLSTIKKYEENKDIKNILSYTTHSCGVILNAYPKSKSSILEIKKDDNGFDTIYFNSQILSKPSVLQNNFEEVENEFLLEASYVNPELISKLVFDKKIKTSDVFYKSSRGSEPNISLGLDYLSNLISKLGGTLYKGSIDYIDDKEKLFVDANIKKINSIIGQEIEKNEIEKILISLGFEVKEPIEDTLSIKVPYYRHDIKNVADITEEIIRIIGIDNIKSKPLCIDEVNRVNKTSLDLLKKNKIRCKAVENGFFETLTYVFTSKENLVKYGFKTVKEDLEIVNPIVKELNTYRTTLLLNLVEACSNNFKTGGRKASFFEIGTIFDENRKESKKIAFIHSGAAEQEDVSNAGKPKNMDFFSFAKKVLNTIGEFELETMQNIDNKFIHPYQSANIIIDNNIVGFISKLHPSVANDYDLNDTFVAQIDFEAVKNDLTKASSYSKFQASRKDLSIIAPKNLEFKEIKKAINSLNISLIKQFNLIDIYSDEKLGEFESLTIRFTLQSNEKTLEDEDINLVINSILDILNKKLNITLR, encoded by the coding sequence ATGATAATTACAAGAAAATGGTTAGAAGAATTTATAAATATATCGAATATAAGTACAGATGAAATCTGTAAAACTTTAAATAGTATAGGTTTAGAAGTTGATAGTTTAGAAAGAAATACTATTCCTGAAAAAGTAGTTGTTGCAAAAGTTTTAAGTAAAGAAAAACATCCTGATGCTGATAAATTAAATGTTTGCCAAGTTGATATAGGAAATGAAGTTACTCAAATTGTTTGTGGGGCAAGCAATGTAGATGCAGGACAAATTGTTGCTGTTGCAACTATTGGAGCTGTTTTAGGAGAAGATTTTAAAATAAAAGCAGCAAAATTAAGAGGAGTTGAATCTAATGGAATGATTTGTTCTTCAACAGAACTTGGTCTTCCTAAAATAAATGATGGAATTATGATTCTTGATAATTCAATAGGAGAACTCACTTTAGGTAAAGAGTTAAAGGATTATCCTACTTTAAATGATGATATTATAGAAATAGGTCTTACTCCAAATAGAGGTGATTGTTTAAGTATTTTAGGAATTGCGAGAGAACTTAGTGCATTTTATGAAATCCCTTTAAATGAATTAGACAAATATATACATTACAATGAATCAAGTATTGGTCAAAATTTTAAAATAAATTGTGACAATAAAATTAACTCTTCTTTAGTTTTTAAAGCAGCCGATTTATCTGGTTTCAATTTAGATCTAATTAAAAAACTAAGATTATCTACTATAAAAAAATACGAAGAGAATAAAGATATAAAAAATATTTTAAGTTATACTACACACTCTTGTGGTGTTATTTTAAATGCATATCCAAAATCAAAATCTTCTATTTTAGAAATTAAAAAAGATGATAATGGTTTTGATACAATCTATTTTAATTCACAAATTTTAAGTAAACCTTCTGTTTTACAAAATAATTTCGAAGAAGTAGAAAATGAGTTTTTACTTGAAGCATCTTATGTAAATCCAGAGTTAATTTCAAAATTAGTATTTGATAAAAAAATAAAAACTTCAGATGTTTTTTATAAATCTTCAAGAGGAAGTGAACCAAATATTAGCCTTGGATTAGATTATTTGTCAAACCTTATTTCAAAATTGGGTGGAACTTTATATAAAGGTTCTATTGATTATATTGATGATAAAGAAAAGTTATTTGTTGATGCAAATATAAAAAAAATAAATTCTATTATTGGTCAAGAAATTGAAAAAAATGAAATTGAAAAAATTTTAATATCTTTAGGTTTTGAAGTAAAAGAACCAATTGAAGATACACTATCAATAAAAGTTCCATATTATAGACATGATATAAAAAATGTTGCAGATATTACAGAAGAGATAATTAGAATAATTGGTATTGACAATATAAAATCAAAACCTCTTTGTATTGATGAAGTAAATAGAGTAAATAAAACTAGCTTAGATTTACTAAAAAAGAACAAAATTAGATGTAAAGCAGTTGAAAATGGTTTTTTTGAAACTTTAACTTATGTATTTACTTCTAAAGAAAATTTAGTTAAATATGGTTTTAAAACTGTAAAAGAAGATTTGGAAATTGTTAATCCTATTGTAAAAGAATTAAATACATATAGAACTACTTTGTTACTAAATTTAGTCGAAGCTTGTTCAAATAATTTTAAAACAGGTGGAAGAAAAGCTAGTTTCTTCGAAATTGGAACTATTTTTGACGAAAATAGAAAAGAGAGTAAAAAAATTGCATTTATTCATAGTGGTGCTGCTGAACAAGAAGATGTTAGCAATGCTGGTAAGCCAAAAAATATGGATTTTTTCTCTTTTGCTAAAAAAGTTTTAAATACAATTGGTGAGTTTGAATTAGAAACAATGCAAAATATTGATAATAAATTTATACATCCATATCAAAGTGCAAATATAATTATTGATAATAATATTGTAGGATTTATATCAAAACTTCATCCTAGTGTTGCTAATGATTATGATTTAAACGATACATTTGTTGCTCAAATAGATTTTGAAGCAGTTAAAAATGATTTAACAAAAGCTTCTTCATATTCTAAATTTCAAGCTTCAAGAAAAGACCTAAGTATTATAGCTCCTAAAAATCTTGAATTTAAAGAAATTAAAAAAGCTATCAATTCATTAAATATTTCTTTAATTAAACAATTTAATTTAATTGATATTTATAGTGATGAGAAATTAGGAGAGTTTGAAAGTTTAACTATTAGATTTACACTTCAAAGTAATGAAAAAACTTTAGAAGATGAAGATATCAATTTAGTTATCAACTCTATTTTAGATATTTTAAATAAGAAATTAAATATTACATTAAGATAA
- the acpP gene encoding acyl carrier protein produces the protein MALLDDVKAVVVEQLDCDPAEVKEDSKFIEDLGADSLDVVELVMALEEKFDIEIPDEDAEKILTVADAIAYIENNA, from the coding sequence ATGGCATTATTAGATGATGTAAAAGCGGTTGTTGTAGAGCAATTAGATTGCGATCCAGCTGAAGTTAAAGAAGATTCAAAGTTCATTGAAGATTTAGGTGCAGATTCACTAGATGTTGTTGAACTTGTAATGGCTTTAGAAGAAAAATTTGACATCGAAATTCCAGACGAAGATGCAGAAAAAATCTTAACTGTTGCTGATGCAATAGCGTACATCGAAAATAACGCGTAA
- the fabG gene encoding 3-oxoacyl-ACP reductase FabG: MKFSGKNVLITGASKGIGAQIAQTLASYGLKVWINYRSKIEEAEAVKELIEKSGGTAAIIKADVTIEEEFVNAIKTIIDSDGELSYLVNNAGITKDKLALRMSVEDFTSVLDANLTSAFIGCREALKVMGKKRFGSIVNISSIVGEMGNPGQTNYSASKGGLNAMTKSFAKEASSRNIRYNAVTPGFIQTDMTNLLKDEVKAEYEKNIPLSRFGNPSEIADAVAFLLSDHSSYITGEILKVNGGLYV, translated from the coding sequence ATGAAATTTAGTGGTAAGAATGTATTAATAACTGGTGCTAGCAAAGGTATTGGTGCACAAATTGCTCAAACTTTAGCTAGTTATGGTTTAAAAGTATGGATAAATTATAGAAGTAAAATTGAAGAAGCTGAAGCAGTAAAAGAACTTATTGAAAAATCTGGTGGAACAGCTGCAATTATTAAAGCTGATGTTACTATTGAAGAAGAATTTGTAAATGCAATTAAAACTATAATTGACAGTGATGGAGAACTTTCTTATTTAGTAAATAATGCAGGAATTACAAAAGATAAATTAGCTCTAAGAATGAGTGTGGAAGATTTTACATCAGTTTTAGATGCAAATCTTACTTCAGCATTTATTGGATGCAGAGAAGCTCTAAAAGTTATGGGTAAAAAAAGATTTGGGTCTATTGTAAACATATCTTCAATAGTTGGAGAAATGGGAAATCCTGGACAAACAAATTATTCAGCATCAAAAGGTGGGCTAAATGCAATGACTAAATCATTTGCTAAAGAAGCATCTAGTAGAAATATTAGATATAATGCAGTAACACCTGGTTTTATTCAAACAGATATGACAAATTTATTAAAAGATGAAGTAAAAGCTGAATATGAAAAAAATATTCCCCTTTCGAGATTTGGAAATCCTTCAGAAATAGCTGATGCGGTAGCATTTTTATTAAGTGATCACTCATCTTATATTACAGGTGAAATATTAAAAGTAAATGGTGGATTATACGTTTAA
- the pheS gene encoding phenylalanine--tRNA ligase subunit alpha, with translation MTLWIEKIQNAKSLEELENLRVDTLGKKGVLTIEFTKMKDIPAEEKKSFAEKLNLQKEQITKALDIKKVELEFEALNKKLESEKIDVTKFNNELSCGAYHPVAETMNRIVNYFLNLNFAVEEGPLVEDDFHNFQALNLPEYHPARDMADTFYNKDYTLLRTHTSPVQIRTMLSQKAPIRMIAPGTVFRRDFDITHTPMFHQIEALVVDDADKISFANLKHVLVEFLQHMFGEVDVRFRPSYFPFTEPSAEVDISCVFCKGDGCRVCSQTGWLEVLGCGVVDQNVFDAVGYKDKSGYAFGLGIERFAMLIHSIGDLRSLFESDTRLLGQFK, from the coding sequence GTGACTCTTTGGATTGAAAAAATACAAAATGCTAAATCTCTTGAAGAGCTTGAAAATTTAAGAGTTGATACTCTAGGTAAAAAGGGTGTTCTAACAATAGAATTTACAAAAATGAAAGATATTCCTGCAGAAGAAAAGAAATCATTTGCAGAAAAATTAAATTTACAAAAAGAACAAATAACAAAAGCACTTGATATCAAAAAAGTTGAACTTGAATTTGAAGCTTTAAACAAGAAATTAGAATCAGAAAAAATAGATGTTACAAAATTTAATAACGAGCTTTCTTGTGGTGCTTATCATCCAGTTGCTGAGACAATGAATAGAATAGTAAACTATTTTTTAAATTTAAATTTTGCAGTTGAAGAAGGACCTTTAGTAGAAGATGATTTTCACAATTTCCAAGCGTTAAATTTACCAGAATATCATCCAGCAAGAGATATGGCAGATACATTTTACAATAAAGATTACACTTTACTAAGAACTCATACATCTCCAGTGCAAATAAGAACTATGCTAAGCCAAAAAGCTCCTATTAGAATGATCGCGCCAGGAACTGTTTTTAGAAGAGATTTTGATATAACTCATACTCCAATGTTTCATCAAATAGAAGCACTAGTTGTAGATGATGCAGATAAGATATCTTTTGCTAATTTAAAACATGTTTTAGTTGAATTCTTACAACATATGTTTGGTGAAGTTGATGTAAGATTTAGACCTTCATATTTCCCATTTACAGAACCATCTGCTGAAGTTGATATTTCATGTGTATTTTGTAAAGGTGATGGTTGTAGAGTATGTTCACAAACAGGATGGTTAGAAGTTTTAGGTTGTGGAGTTGTAGACCAAAATGTTTTTGATGCAGTTGGATATAAAGATAAATCAGGTTATGCATTTGGTTTAGGAATAGAAAGATTTGCTATGTTAATTCATAGTATTGGAGATTTAAGATCACTATTTGAAAGTGATACAAGATTATTAGGACAATTCAAATGA
- a CDS encoding 30S ribosomal protein S1: MRMDDIDLGEDFDFEQMLNESFEQAENNSVVDGVIVEISADRVLVDVGQKIEGLLPISEITVAGEIKYKVGDTIPVMLMGNRGERPSISHKKVLQKEKFDNFIKAHGENFEDVVIEGKIVGIKQRGGFTIEDADGCEYFMPLAQSYMKTIGAIGKNVKAKVLKVNKNQNSIIVSRKKLIEEEKSVKDSKISEILENKSTINGTIKKITSYGMFVDLGGIDGLVNYNEISYKGPVNPANYYSEGDTVSVVVLSYDKAKQHLSLSIKAALSNPWEDIKDQLEVGDTITVTVSNFESYGAFVDLGNDIEGLLHISELSWNKNIKNPKEILNIGDEINVEVIELNIDQKRLRVSLKNLQEKPFTKFVNEHKVGDVIKGKIATLTDFGAFVSIGNVDGLLHNEEASWEPNAKCKNLFKKGDEVEVKIIKIDREKENISLSIKEIAESPAKKFQDAYKLGDIITGNVKDIKDFGLFIKLENNLDGLIRTEDFGPLKADEVKIGDEVKAVIINIDTKKNRVRLSVKRLEQQQEREMLKSVNDDSSMTLGDIIKDQIK; the protein is encoded by the coding sequence ATGCGTATGGATGATATTGATTTAGGTGAAGACTTTGATTTTGAGCAAATGCTTAATGAGTCTTTTGAGCAAGCAGAAAATAATTCTGTAGTTGATGGTGTAATAGTTGAAATTAGTGCTGATAGAGTTTTAGTTGATGTTGGACAAAAAATTGAAGGTTTACTGCCAATATCTGAAATTACAGTTGCTGGAGAAATAAAGTATAAAGTGGGTGATACAATCCCTGTTATGCTTATGGGAAATAGAGGTGAGAGACCTAGTATTTCACATAAAAAAGTTTTACAAAAAGAGAAATTTGATAACTTCATCAAAGCTCATGGAGAAAACTTTGAAGATGTAGTAATTGAAGGTAAAATTGTTGGAATCAAGCAAAGAGGTGGTTTCACAATTGAAGATGCTGATGGTTGTGAATATTTCATGCCACTTGCACAATCTTACATGAAAACTATTGGAGCAATAGGTAAAAACGTTAAAGCTAAAGTTTTAAAAGTAAATAAAAATCAAAACTCAATTATTGTTTCTAGAAAAAAATTAATTGAAGAAGAAAAATCTGTAAAAGATAGTAAGATTTCAGAAATTTTAGAAAACAAATCTACAATAAATGGAACAATCAAAAAAATAACTTCTTATGGAATGTTTGTTGATTTAGGTGGAATTGATGGTTTAGTAAACTACAATGAAATATCATACAAAGGTCCTGTTAATCCTGCAAACTACTACTCTGAAGGAGATACAGTTTCTGTTGTTGTTTTATCATATGATAAAGCAAAACAACATTTAAGTCTTTCTATAAAAGCTGCTTTATCTAATCCTTGGGAAGATATTAAAGATCAATTAGAAGTTGGTGATACAATTACTGTTACTGTTTCTAACTTTGAATCTTATGGTGCATTCGTTGATTTAGGAAATGATATTGAAGGTTTACTACATATTTCTGAATTATCTTGGAATAAAAATATAAAAAATCCAAAAGAGATTTTAAATATTGGTGATGAAATCAATGTTGAAGTAATCGAATTAAATATCGACCAAAAAAGATTAAGAGTATCTTTAAAAAATCTTCAAGAAAAACCATTTACTAAATTTGTAAATGAGCATAAAGTGGGAGATGTTATAAAAGGTAAAATTGCTACTTTAACTGATTTTGGAGCTTTTGTAAGTATTGGAAATGTTGATGGTTTATTGCACAATGAAGAAGCTAGTTGGGAACCAAATGCAAAATGTAAAAACCTATTCAAAAAAGGTGATGAAGTAGAAGTTAAAATAATTAAAATTGATAGAGAAAAAGAAAATATTTCACTTTCTATTAAGGAAATAGCTGAATCTCCTGCTAAAAAATTCCAAGATGCTTATAAACTTGGTGATATTATTACAGGTAATGTAAAAGACATTAAAGATTTTGGTTTATTTATAAAACTTGAAAACAATCTTGATGGATTAATTAGAACTGAAGATTTTGGACCACTAAAAGCTGACGAAGTTAAAATTGGTGATGAAGTTAAAGCTGTGATAATTAATATTGATACTAAAAAAAATAGAGTTAGATTATCAGTTAAAAGATTGGAGCAACAACAAGAAAGAGAGATGTTAAAGTCGGTGAATGATGACTCATCTATGACTTTAGGTGATATTATTAAAGACCAAATAAAATAA
- the accA gene encoding acetyl-CoA carboxylase carboxyl transferase subunit alpha, whose amino-acid sequence MATYLEFEDKIRKIEEEILTAKARADEPAVEILNKKLDKEVEKTFKNLNDYQKLQLARHPDRPYALDYINGMLTDAYEIHGDRHFVDDNAIVCYLGFIGKQRALIIGEQKGRGTKEKLKRNFGMPSPEGYRKALRAAQMAEKFQIPILMLVDTPGAYPGLGAEERNQSEAIAKNLYEFANLTTPTVSVVIGEGGSGGALAISIADKLAMMRYSVYAVISPEGCSAILWNDPSKVETAAQALKITSDNLKQQNLIDDVVNEPLIGAHRKKDEAIMALKEYFLNSVEELKKLTPEQRREKKYQKIMNLGSFQE is encoded by the coding sequence TTGGCAACTTACTTAGAATTTGAAGATAAAATAAGAAAAATTGAAGAAGAAATTTTAACAGCAAAAGCTAGGGCAGATGAGCCTGCTGTTGAAATATTAAACAAAAAACTTGATAAAGAAGTTGAAAAGACATTTAAAAATTTAAATGATTATCAAAAACTTCAACTTGCAAGACATCCTGATAGACCTTATGCTCTTGATTATATTAATGGTATGTTGACTGATGCTTATGAAATTCATGGAGATAGACACTTTGTTGATGATAATGCAATTGTATGCTATTTAGGTTTTATTGGAAAACAAAGGGCTTTAATAATTGGTGAGCAAAAAGGTAGAGGAACAAAAGAGAAATTAAAAAGAAATTTTGGAATGCCTAGTCCTGAAGGATATAGAAAAGCTTTAAGAGCTGCCCAAATGGCTGAAAAATTTCAGATTCCAATTCTAATGTTAGTTGACACTCCGGGTGCATATCCAGGTCTTGGGGCAGAAGAAAGAAACCAAAGTGAAGCGATAGCAAAAAATCTTTACGAATTTGCAAATTTAACTACTCCTACAGTATCAGTTGTAATTGGAGAAGGTGGTAGTGGTGGAGCTTTAGCTATTTCTATTGCTGATAAACTTGCAATGATGAGATATTCTGTTTATGCGGTTATTTCTCCAGAGGGATGTAGTGCAATTTTATGGAATGATCCATCAAAAGTTGAAACTGCAGCACAAGCTTTAAAAATTACATCAGATAATTTAAAACAACAAAATTTAATTGATGATGTTGTGAATGAGCCTTTAATTGGTGCTCATAGAAAGAAAGATGAAGCTATAATGGCTTTAAAAGAATACTTTTTGAATTCAGTTGAAGAACTTAAAAAATTAACTCCTGAACAAAGAAGAGAAAAAAAATACCAAAAAATTATGAATTTAGGTTCTTTTCAAGAGTAA
- a CDS encoding histidine triad nucleotide-binding protein: MCIFCKIVNKEIPSNIILEDENFLSFHDINPTRKVHALVIPKAHYSSFEDAPSSIMGSMSDFIKKVTKELNITESGYRMITNIGIHGGQEVPHLHFHIIGGESVGRLVREKNDL, translated from the coding sequence ATGTGTATATTTTGCAAAATAGTTAATAAAGAGATACCAAGTAATATTATATTAGAAGATGAAAATTTCTTATCTTTCCATGATATAAACCCTACTAGAAAAGTTCATGCTTTAGTTATTCCAAAAGCTCATTATAGCTCTTTTGAAGATGCTCCAAGTAGTATTATGGGTTCTATGAGTGATTTTATAAAAAAAGTTACAAAAGAATTAAATATAACCGAGTCAGGTTATAGAATGATTACAAATATTGGAATACATGGAGGGCAAGAAGTTCCTCATTTACATTTTCATATAATTGGTGGAGAAAGTGTAGGAAGATTAGTTAGGGAAAAGAACGATTTGTAA
- the aroA gene encoding 3-phosphoshikimate 1-carboxyvinyltransferase, translated as MENFSIKKLSKPFDITIENIASDKSISHRCAMFSLFSNQTSYIKNYLTAEDTLNTLKIVEQLGAKIVRNGSDVEITPIDNLVEPNDILDCGNSGTAMRLFCGLLASVDGSFVLTGDKYLRSRPMKRVADPLRSIGANIDGRENGNKAPLFIRGVKDLTPFTYISPVDSAQVKSAMILAALRAKGISKYKENELTRDHTERMLCGMGANIFTDSEGFINIEPLKSHLKPLNITVPTDPSSGFFFAVAAAISKRSRVVIKNASLNPTRVEAYIILQKMGAIVNFIEKENVYEPIGDIEVIGNELNGVEVSENISWLIDELPALSIAMSLAKGKSIVKNAKELRVKESDRISAVVNNLKLCGVNYTEFEDGYEIIGGALHKATIDSFGDHRIAMSFSIAGLNCDMEINDTDCINSSFPNFKEILDSLY; from the coding sequence GTGGAAAATTTTAGCATAAAAAAATTATCAAAACCTTTTGATATAACAATAGAAAATATAGCAAGTGATAAATCAATCTCACATAGATGTGCGATGTTTTCACTTTTTTCTAACCAAACATCATATATAAAAAACTATTTAACTGCTGAAGACACTTTAAATACTTTAAAAATAGTTGAACAATTAGGTGCAAAAATTGTAAGAAATGGAAGTGACGTTGAAATAACTCCTATTGACAATTTAGTTGAACCAAATGATATACTTGATTGTGGAAATTCTGGAACTGCTATGAGACTTTTTTGTGGTTTATTAGCAAGTGTAGATGGAAGTTTTGTATTAACTGGTGACAAGTATCTTAGAAGTCGTCCTATGAAAAGAGTTGCAGATCCATTAAGAAGTATTGGAGCAAATATTGATGGAAGAGAAAATGGAAATAAAGCCCCTCTTTTTATAAGAGGAGTAAAAGATTTAACTCCTTTTACTTATATTTCACCTGTAGACTCTGCTCAAGTTAAGTCAGCTATGATTTTAGCCGCATTAAGAGCAAAAGGAATTAGCAAATATAAAGAAAATGAATTAACAAGAGATCATACAGAAAGAATGCTTTGTGGAATGGGAGCCAATATTTTCACAGATAGTGAAGGATTTATAAATATTGAACCACTAAAATCTCATTTAAAACCTTTAAATATAACTGTACCTACAGACCCATCAAGTGGATTTTTCTTTGCTGTTGCAGCCGCTATCTCTAAAAGATCAAGAGTTGTTATTAAAAATGCTTCTTTAAATCCAACAAGAGTTGAAGCCTATATAATACTTCAAAAAATGGGTGCTATTGTAAACTTTATTGAAAAAGAAAATGTATATGAGCCTATTGGAGATATTGAAGTAATTGGAAATGAACTAAATGGCGTTGAAGTAAGTGAAAATATCTCTTGGTTAATAGATGAACTACCTGCTCTTAGTATTGCTATGAGCTTAGCAAAAGGAAAATCTATAGTTAAAAATGCAAAAGAGTTAAGAGTAAAAGAAAGTGACAGAATTAGTGCTGTTGTAAATAATTTAAAACTTTGTGGAGTTAACTACACTGAATTTGAAGATGGGTATGAAATAATAGGTGGAGCATTACATAAAGCTACAATTGATTCTTTTGGAGACCATAGAATTGCTATGAGCTTTTCAATTGCAGGACTTAATTGTGATATGGAAATAAATGACACAGATTGTATAAACTCATCTTTTCCAAACTTCAAAGAAATTTTGGATTCATTATATTAA
- a CDS encoding beta-ketoacyl-ACP synthase II — protein MKRVVITGLGTINSIGHSVNESFEAAVNGVCGIDTITLFDISDFSVQIAGEVKNFDPETVMDKKEVKKADRFIQLGIKAAKEAMIDSGFITSENKKVDEKDAPRFGIISGSGIGGLSTIQKNSTICDTKGSRKISPFFIPSSLANMLSGFISIEHNLKGPSLGHVTACAASTHALNDAVKTIALGGADRILVVGAESAICGAGVGGFAAMKALSTRNDDPKKASRPFDMDRDGFVMGEGAGALVVETLESALERSAKIYCEIIGFGESGDANHITSPVTDGPLRAMRSALEMAKNITGEYPKIDYINTHGTSTPVGDKNETAAIKEAFGGKENCPPVSSTKGQIGHCLGAAGAIEAIMAIKALNEGVIPPTINVENQDPECDLDVVPNVARKVELTTVMSNNFGFGGTNGSVIFKKFTK, from the coding sequence ATGAAAAGAGTTGTTATTACAGGTCTAGGTACAATAAATTCTATAGGTCACAGCGTAAATGAATCTTTCGAAGCGGCTGTAAATGGTGTTTGTGGAATTGATACAATAACACTATTTGATATTAGCGATTTTTCTGTACAAATTGCAGGAGAAGTGAAAAATTTTGATCCTGAAACTGTAATGGATAAAAAAGAAGTAAAAAAAGCTGATAGATTCATTCAATTAGGTATAAAAGCAGCTAAAGAAGCTATGATTGATAGTGGATTTATTACATCAGAAAATAAAAAAGTTGATGAAAAAGATGCTCCTAGATTTGGCATTATCTCTGGTTCTGGAATTGGTGGATTAAGTACAATTCAAAAAAATTCTACAATTTGTGATACAAAAGGTTCAAGAAAAATTTCTCCATTTTTTATACCTTCATCTTTAGCAAATATGCTAAGTGGATTTATATCAATTGAACATAATCTAAAGGGACCTTCACTAGGACATGTTACTGCATGTGCTGCTTCTACTCATGCATTAAATGATGCAGTTAAAACTATTGCATTAGGTGGTGCTGATAGAATTTTAGTTGTAGGTGCAGAGAGCGCAATTTGTGGAGCTGGTGTTGGTGGTTTTGCTGCTATGAAAGCTCTTTCTACAAGAAATGATGACCCTAAAAAAGCATCTAGACCATTTGATATGGATAGAGATGGATTCGTTATGGGGGAAGGTGCAGGTGCACTAGTTGTAGAAACTCTTGAAAGCGCTCTTGAAAGAAGTGCAAAAATTTATTGTGAGATTATTGGTTTTGGAGAAAGTGGTGATGCAAACCACATAACTTCACCCGTAACAGATGGTCCATTAAGAGCTATGAGAAGTGCTCTTGAAATGGCAAAAAATATAACTGGTGAATATCCAAAAATTGATTATATAAATACTCATGGTACATCAACTCCAGTTGGTGATAAAAACGAAACTGCAGCTATAAAAGAAGCATTTGGAGGAAAAGAAAATTGTCCTCCTGTATCTTCAACAAAAGGACAAATTGGTCACTGCCTTGGAGCTGCTGGAGCAATTGAAGCTATAATGGCGATAAAAGCTTTAAATGAAGGAGTTATTCCTCCAACAATTAATGTTGAAAACCAAGATCCTGAATGCGATTTAGATGTTGTTCCAAACGTTGCAAGAAAAGTTGAATTAACAACTGTTATGAGTAATAATTTTGGTTTCGGTGGAACAAACGGTTCTGTAATTTTTAAAAAATTTACAAAATAA